AAAATATCCCATTTTACTTCATTTGTCCCCAGATGCTTTTAAGATGAAACTTCAAATTCTATAACTTGTTATAATCTCATTTAAAACCAGCAAAAAATTACCAAGTTTATGTCTTGTTAGCATTAGGTAGTTAACAAGCTAATTTCCGCGTTAGTAGATTAAATAGCATTTTTTAAGCGCGGCATGTCGATCATGTACAATGTTGAATGtaacaggtttttatttttacacacacacacacgggcgcgtgcgcgcacacacacttgtaattgTATGGATTACTATACACAAACactatttttacatgttttgagtTTACATTTCTAATATTATTTATGATCAATGCCACATTGTGGACACAAGTGAAGAAATTGAACCCCCCACTTCCATCCCATTACATCAAGCTTGAGTGTGTTTTAGTATcactaaaagaacaaatataaGAAATACGCTCAATATATCAGaatctattttactttatatagcactttattttatcattaagCATTATAAACAATTAATACTTGTTAGAGATTGTGCTCTCTAGGTACTTGtagtgtaaatgtttataacTGTCTTGAACATTCAACctcaataaaccaaaactccttTAGAGAGTAAACCATGATGATCACATCAGGATAAATGGTGCCAGTTGGGACTATATTACCCAACTtcactaaaacataaatgatattcaaGGACTTGTATCAGACAGATGATATTACTGACAATGAAATAatgtagatttaaaaaaaaaaaaaaaattctttgcTCCCCAAGTTCAGTTTATCCCTCTGTTAGCCTCTTGGAGCCACTTGAAGAAGTTGGTCACGGATGTCACATTAACTGAGGATGACCTCCATTTGAAGAAGGTCTCATCCTGGATGACTTCTTCATCCCACAGCACATCAAAAAACATCCGCAGCAGAcctacacggacacacaccagcaaaaaTCACAGGAATAAGTCAATAGAAAAACACCACTGGCTTCTGAATTTGTAgttcaaagttaaaatgaacaaagccgTGACCGTTGAGGTGGATAGATGGGACACTCACCATCAGGTTGGTCTATGTGGACCACCAGTTGCTGGTGGTCATCCTTGATGAACCTCTTGAGGAGGCTCGCTCTGTCGAGCAGCTCATAGGTGTTCAGCGTATAAAccccacctgacaacacaaacactctcttcacaccactgtaaagaaactgaacacatctaatcatggaccataaagtgtcccagactggtttTTTGCTCACATAATGTAAAACAGACGTCTATGTGGAGTAAAACTAatgaatcatgtttttggacagaaacaggctgagttTTCTGCCTCTATATGACATTATAGAACACTTACAGTCAACAATGACTGACTGGCACACTGCTCTCATCAAGGCCCTCACAAAACCATCTGATGACCTCTGCCTGTTGTTGAGGGTGTtctgggagggggagaggaaccttTGTTAGTTTCATGCCTACAGTAACAATCTCTCCAGAcaaatccagtttaaaggtcATTCTCATCGGGAGTTACCTGGATCCACTCTTCTAATTGATCATTTACAGAGTTGTTCTGGAGGAGTCTTTTCAGTGCTTGATACACTTCTTCCTCATTGCAATCCACCATTCCACCATTCACTGGTGCCTCCTCCTTTGCGAACAACTCTGATAAGGGCTTTGAGGATCCACCTTTTGGGGTGGTCTTGTGTtcaactgcaaagagcaacaagtAGTGAAAACCCCCATCCAGATGTctgctttaaaaatgcacccaatcttttggtttttcagttatttacctGTAATTTTGTTGACTTTAATCTGTGTTCCTCTGTTTATCTTTTGTTCATCCAGGTACACAACAGGTTCTCTCTCTTTCGGTCGCCAGGTGTTTCTCATGCTCCTGTATTCATATTTTTCTGGTGACCGAAAAGTTGAGCTGCTGCCCCTATGGtaccgctgcttcctgtctccttcACAGTTGCGTCTGGAGTCCTGGTTGAACTTCCCAGGAATCGCCTTCTTCAactggagctgctccctctcttcagcctgcttcacctcttggtgaagctgctggatggTTTTGGGTCCTTCGTCTTTCCTTCGGGGCACCCAGTTGTTCTGAAGGCCACACATGAGATGTGATGAGAATTCAACTTGCAGACTATATTCATGATTTAACCATCAAAGAGTCTCACCTTTCTTAGGGCCACAACATCCTGCAACATGAATTTGATTCTTGAGGACATCTTCTGCTCCTTCAGTAGGTTGCATATGTTGCTACAGTAGCTATCAAGTTTTggctaaaaggaagaaaataatagGAAGAAAATAAGAGTCCCACTCATTCAGTTTATGCgtagacagtgtgtgtgtgtgtgtgtttgtatgtatatgtgtttgtgtgtgtgtgttgcgcaCAGCTCTCCTTACCCTCTCAGTCCCAGTGTCCAGGTCCTTCCCCACTGTGGACAGGAgcttgcacacacactccagagagTCCTCGCACTCGTCCTGGAGGAGTTTACCTAtgcaggtgtgtatgatgggctCCCAGATCATCTTCAGCTTAAAAAGCTCTCCGATAAACCTCACGGTCCCCAGCAAACGCACACGGGTCTTGTGTctggtctgctccaggtcctttGGGGGCAGATTTGCATGTATTCAATTTAGGTGAAACACTGTAAAGCTTACATTTGAGTTCAAAATCTAACTATTCTACCGTTCTTGCCAGTGGAGCAAGCACACTTTtgtaggaaaaacaaaaagttcTCACGAAAGGTGCATTGATAAAGCTGAGCTTCAGTCCAATAATTGCACTGGCATATTTGGTTCTGCTGTAGGCGTGCCGCTACTCACCTCTTGAACAGACACatccttttccttttgtgtcaGGAGTCCACAGTTCTGGAACTCCATCTGACATCTTGTGAGCAGACGTTTATGGAGAGAGGACGAAGTCATTGCTGCTCTGGGACGAGACCATCAGCTGAAGTGGGAAAGGTTTGGCATATTAGTAACAATAATCTGGTCCAAATTCAACCAATCGTACGGACAAAGAATGCAGAGTTTACCCCCTTCAGATGGTGACACATCTTAGCATAGGTTGCGCTGTAGCTCTGCTCAGACAAAGCTTTGTTAACGATGAGCTCAACGACCGCGTTCAGCGTCTCCTCAGTATCGATGTTGAGCTCATCCACCTGCTTCATGAGGCTCTCAAACATCTCAGGGGTGAGCTTGTTTAAAATGCCCCGAAAAGTTCTGATGACCTTCTCAGTTGCCCCTGCTGTCCGTCCATTTCCCTCGCCACCACGCTGGGGGCTTCTGATGGAGGGAACCTGTCCTGCCTGGTAAATGTTAGTGGTCATAGTTGGAGTCTGgaaccacaagaaaaaacaaacatttgctatAATTTACAATGACAAGTAAATTATACTGTCAGATACAAATACACCATCTTCTTTGAAATGTTAAATGGTTTcgagttcatttttattttacaaagccTGAGGGAAAAATTCACCCTAACGTTTCCATAAtggcctgtttttttgtttggggCTTTGAATTAATTGAAGAATATGGAGGTGGCGGTAGCtattggggactgggctgaggagccgATGGTTCTTAGTTCaggccccagtgcagacaaagcaAGGaaggtagtaggggaaggtgtcaGAAGCACCGCCTagtcagagcactgccaaggtacccttgagcaaggtaccaaacccacaatagctcacatagggccctgtgattaACTCAACCAGGGGTATACCCTGCCTTCGCATATATGGgtgccctccccatgaccccgaaaagGATAAAGCGGTCATGAAGATATGAGAATATGAATACTTTTGGTAAAAAcgctaaagaaaagaaaaaagttcatAGTTTCAAGATGACTCAAA
The window above is part of the Takifugu flavidus isolate HTHZ2018 unplaced genomic scaffold, ASM371156v2 ctg904, whole genome shotgun sequence genome. Proteins encoded here:
- the LOC130521353 gene encoding eukaryotic translation initiation factor 4 gamma 3-like, with protein sequence MTSSSLHKRLLTRCQMEFQNCGLLTQKEKDVSVQEDLEQTRHKTRVRLLGTVRFIGELFKLKMIWEPIIHTCIGKLLQDECEDSLECVCKLLSTVGKDLDTGTERPKLDSYCSNICNLLKEQKMSSRIKFMLQDVVALRKNNWVPRRKDEGPKTIQQLHQEVKQAEEREQLQLKKAIPGKFNQDSRRNCEGDRKQRYHRGSSSTFRSPEKYEYRSMRNTWRPKEREPVVYLDEQKINRGTQIKVNKITVEHKTTPKGGSSKPLSELFAKEEAPVNGGMVDCNEEEVYQALKRLLQNNSVNDQLEEWIQNTLNNRQRSSDGFVRALMRAVCQSVIVDCGVYTLNTYELLDRASLLKRFIKDDHQQLVVHIDQPDGLLRMFFDVLWDEEVIQDETFFKWRSSSVNVTSVTNFFKWLQEANRGIN